In Chryseobacterium turcicum, a single window of DNA contains:
- a CDS encoding thioredoxin family protein, producing MKNYWDKAISFEEYLQIAHQRLENPPTPQDAEYKMYYELGIQRMDRTLKKFVVDEEQINELKSKNFNGKILIISEAWCGDASATVPALAKFFEGHNEVKIFLRDSDKSLINQFLTNETESIPKVIILDENFNVKNSWGPRPKFGNELLLKFKADPEAYPRESFYNDLQVYYSRNRGKDAIQEILELL from the coding sequence ATGAAAAATTACTGGGATAAAGCCATATCTTTTGAAGAATATCTTCAAATCGCTCATCAAAGACTTGAAAATCCTCCAACTCCACAAGATGCAGAATATAAAATGTATTACGAGTTGGGAATCCAGAGAATGGATAGAACTTTGAAAAAATTTGTTGTCGACGAAGAGCAAATCAACGAGTTAAAGTCTAAAAATTTCAACGGAAAAATTCTTATTATTTCTGAAGCTTGGTGTGGCGACGCAAGTGCGACCGTTCCTGCTTTAGCTAAATTCTTTGAAGGTCACAATGAAGTAAAAATCTTCCTAAGAGACAGTGATAAGAGTTTAATCAATCAGTTTTTGACAAACGAAACAGAATCTATTCCGAAAGTAATCATTTTAGATGAAAACTTTAATGTGAAAAATTCTTGGGGACCGCGTCCAAAATTTGGGAATGAACTATTATTAAAATTCAAAGCCGATCCTGAAGCATATCCTAGAGAGAGTTTTTATAATGATTTGCAGGTATATTATTCTAGAAACAGAGGAAAAGATGCCATTCAGGAAATTTTAGAATTATTGTAA
- a CDS encoding LIC_10190 family membrane protein codes for MLLILFSSIFLVTTFMGWGKLMENIFRKSLTGISGKVLAGIFSTGLIFTVLSFFTPLNLYVEIPIILIGIFYFFKDKLYLDFYKFSKKDSIILGVLITVILFCSSFYPFILDHFGYYVPTIKWVTEYGLVKGISNLDLILGQMSVWHILQAGFSNFADPFLKLNAVLLIVYGIYIVEKKSWIQLIFIPVLLIFSQSPSPDLPVIIFSLFILNEILSGNKNISFLFAFSVFTFAIKPTIIWLPIFILLYSIFIIKFDYKKLIFGSVVFLLFIVKNIWTFGYPIFPIAVLDLGIPWKSNPELLKASSKFAIVKTYDEQYSYAEILKFSWLDYIKNWLSLKGLKSIINIFFIFSLISFIIFSIVKKNKIISLICISILIKSASVLLFSAQYRFFIDVFFVIFFVVFFKYLNKKYTVLISSFLIFTVVGIFSFPNLIQKFIPSFQVGRFMTPFEKKQIIKPSHYEYNQYNSYKVGDLKFNVSKKYPFNFDTPVPAISVNYVFDYQKEKIFPKPIDKNNLKKGFIWKNLNAEEKKELDKTIELIKKSYQ; via the coding sequence ATGCTATTAATTTTATTCTCCTCAATTTTTCTAGTTACAACCTTTATGGGTTGGGGAAAACTGATGGAAAATATTTTTAGAAAAAGCCTTACCGGGATTTCAGGAAAAGTTTTAGCCGGAATTTTCTCAACGGGTTTAATTTTCACTGTTCTATCATTTTTCACTCCACTGAATTTATATGTTGAAATTCCTATCATTTTAATCGGAATTTTTTACTTTTTTAAAGACAAGCTCTACCTAGATTTTTATAAATTCTCAAAAAAGGATTCTATAATTTTAGGCGTTTTAATAACGGTAATCTTATTTTGCAGCTCTTTTTATCCATTTATTTTAGACCATTTCGGATATTATGTTCCTACGATAAAATGGGTTACAGAATATGGTTTGGTGAAAGGAATCTCTAATCTTGATTTGATTTTGGGACAAATGTCGGTTTGGCACATCCTACAGGCCGGATTTAGTAATTTTGCAGACCCCTTTTTAAAACTTAATGCCGTTTTACTTATTGTTTACGGAATTTATATTGTAGAAAAAAAAAGCTGGATTCAACTTATTTTCATTCCCGTTTTACTTATTTTTTCACAATCCCCAAGCCCGGATTTGCCTGTAATTATTTTTTCACTATTTATTTTAAACGAAATTCTATCCGGAAACAAAAATATTTCTTTTTTATTCGCCTTTTCAGTTTTCACTTTTGCCATCAAACCAACCATTATCTGGCTGCCGATTTTCATTCTCCTCTACTCCATTTTCATTATTAAATTTGACTATAAAAAACTTATTTTCGGCTCCGTTGTTTTTCTTTTATTTATTGTGAAAAATATCTGGACATTTGGCTATCCCATTTTCCCAATAGCAGTTTTAGATTTAGGAATTCCTTGGAAATCTAATCCTGAACTGTTAAAAGCATCTTCAAAATTTGCCATCGTAAAAACTTATGATGAACAATATTCTTACGCAGAAATTTTAAAATTCTCTTGGCTTGATTATATTAAGAATTGGCTTTCATTAAAAGGATTAAAGTCAATTATCAATATTTTTTTTATTTTCAGCTTAATAAGTTTCATTATATTCTCTATTGTTAAAAAAAACAAAATCATTAGTCTGATTTGTATTTCAATATTGATAAAAAGCGCTTCAGTTCTACTTTTTTCAGCACAATACCGATTTTTCATTGATGTATTTTTTGTGATATTCTTTGTTGTATTTTTTAAATATTTAAATAAAAAATATACAGTTTTAATTTCCTCATTTTTGATATTTACTGTTGTGGGAATTTTCTCTTTTCCCAATCTTATTCAAAAGTTTATTCCAAGTTTTCAGGTGGGAAGATTTATGACACCATTTGAAAAAAAACAGATTATAAAGCCATCTCATTACGAATATAATCAATACAATTCTTATAAAGTTGGAGATTTAAAGTTTAATGTTTCAAAAAAATACCCTTTCAATTTTGATACGCCAGTTCCTGCAATCTCAGTAAATTATGTTTTTGATTATCAAAAAGAAAAAATATTTCCAAAACCTATTGATAAAAACAATTTAAAAAAAGGATTTATCTGGAAAAACCTTAATGCTGAAGAAAAAAAGGAACTCGACAAAACAATAGAATTAATCAAAAAGAGTTATCAATAA
- the aroC gene encoding chorismate synthase, which yields MFNTLGNLLSLTTFGESHGAAYGGIINNFPAGLEVDFEKIQYELNRRKPGQSAIVTQRKESDTVQFLSGIFEGKTTGTPIGFMIENENQKSKDYDHIAHSYRPSHADFTYDQKFGIRDYRGGGKSSARETINWVVAGALAKQFLKDIEINAYVSSVGEIFCVKPYQDLDFSKTESNEVRCPDTETAEKMISKIKEIKKEGNTIGGTITCVIKNVPVGIGEPVFSKLQAELAKAMLNINACKGFEYGSGFCGAKMTGSEHNDEFNTDFSTKSNLSGGIQGGISNGMDIYFRVAFKPVATILRPQNSVDKDGNAVTVEGKGRHDPCVVPRAVPVVESLAAFVLADLFLINRTRNSNQF from the coding sequence ATGTTCAATACTTTAGGTAATCTTCTCAGCCTAACCACGTTTGGCGAGAGTCACGGCGCAGCTTATGGCGGAATCATCAATAATTTCCCGGCAGGTCTGGAAGTCGATTTTGAAAAAATTCAATATGAGTTGAATCGTAGAAAACCCGGCCAATCAGCAATCGTTACCCAACGAAAAGAAAGCGATACCGTACAGTTTCTTTCCGGAATTTTCGAAGGAAAAACCACCGGAACTCCTATCGGCTTTATGATTGAAAATGAAAATCAAAAATCGAAAGACTATGATCACATTGCCCATTCTTATCGCCCTAGTCATGCGGATTTCACGTATGATCAAAAATTTGGGATCAGAGATTATCGTGGCGGCGGAAAATCTTCTGCGAGAGAAACCATCAATTGGGTCGTTGCCGGAGCTTTAGCAAAACAATTTTTAAAGGATATTGAAATCAACGCTTACGTTTCTTCTGTGGGCGAAATTTTCTGTGTAAAACCTTATCAGGATTTAGATTTTTCTAAAACCGAAAGCAATGAAGTACGTTGTCCCGATACTGAAACTGCCGAAAAAATGATTTCAAAAATTAAAGAAATCAAAAAAGAAGGCAATACAATTGGCGGAACCATTACCTGTGTCATCAAAAACGTTCCTGTAGGAATTGGTGAACCCGTTTTTTCTAAACTTCAGGCTGAATTGGCAAAAGCAATGCTCAACATCAACGCATGCAAAGGTTTTGAATATGGAAGCGGATTTTGTGGTGCAAAAATGACAGGAAGCGAACATAATGATGAATTTAATACCGACTTTTCTACAAAATCAAACCTTTCCGGTGGAATTCAGGGTGGAATATCTAATGGAATGGATATTTATTTCCGAGTAGCTTTCAAACCGGTAGCAACCATTTTAAGACCACAAAACAGTGTTGACAAAGATGGAAATGCAGTTACTGTAGAAGGAAAAGGCAGACACGATCCTTGTGTTGTTCCAAGAGCAGTTCCTGTGGTGGAAAGCTTAGCCGCATTTGTTTTAGCTGATTTATTTTTAATCAACAGAACCCGAAATAGTAATCAATTTTAA
- a CDS encoding glycine zipper family protein, translating into MKNIVLTGLISIFTLTACKKDDNKVAEKTLEQQKLEFQARQLDIEKQKLAIERERFAYETQKRNDSIAEVEKAKTAAAAKPQVIKETKTIYRDAPSSSSNNGSQASNYSSQGTTAKKKGISEAAKGTAIGVVSGAALGAIVNKKNRGGGAVVGGIIGGATGYTLGRSQDRKSGRVQPK; encoded by the coding sequence ATGAAAAATATAGTTTTAACAGGTTTGATTTCAATATTTACATTGACGGCCTGTAAGAAGGATGATAATAAAGTTGCTGAAAAAACTTTAGAACAACAGAAATTAGAATTTCAGGCTAGACAGCTTGATATAGAAAAGCAAAAACTGGCTATTGAAAGAGAAAGATTCGCCTACGAAACACAAAAAAGAAACGATAGCATAGCGGAAGTTGAAAAAGCTAAAACAGCAGCTGCCGCAAAACCTCAGGTAATCAAAGAAACCAAAACAATATACAGAGACGCACCGTCTTCTTCTAGCAACAACGGAAGCCAGGCAAGCAACTATTCATCTCAAGGAACAACCGCTAAGAAAAAAGGGATAAGTGAAGCTGCAAAAGGGACTGCAATTGGTGTAGTGAGTGGCGCGGCTTTGGGAGCTATTGTTAATAAGAAAAACCGTGGTGGTGGTGCCGTAGTTGGTGGTATCATCGGTGGAGCAACAGGATATACATTAGGTAGGTCACAAGACAGAAAAAGTGGTCGAGTACAACCTAAATAA
- a CDS encoding RDD family protein has protein sequence MRKYLQIIDRHRATKGMRFVNILVDRIAFNLIFFALGLAGGILDGIFGIYYFTKFFDQLAELGRVADIIITSIIFFFYIFLIEYFTKGRSLGKYITGTKVIMTDGKEPTLGDYFIRNITRLVPFDALSFLGENGWHDNWSDTRVINIKNYEAEKQAKNEIDAIGVKEIA, from the coding sequence ATGAGAAAATATTTACAAATTATTGATAGACACAGAGCAACCAAGGGAATGAGGTTCGTTAATATTCTTGTTGATAGAATTGCATTTAACTTAATTTTTTTCGCATTAGGTCTTGCCGGCGGTATTCTTGACGGAATTTTTGGAATATATTATTTCACTAAATTCTTTGACCAATTAGCTGAATTGGGAAGAGTTGCCGATATTATTATCACAAGTATTATATTTTTCTTTTATATATTTCTAATTGAATACTTTACTAAAGGAAGAAGTCTCGGGAAATACATTACCGGAACAAAAGTGATAATGACAGATGGCAAGGAACCTACTTTAGGAGATTATTTTATTAGAAATATTACACGATTGGTTCCTTTTGATGCTTTATCATTTTTAGGAGAAAATGGATGGCATGACAACTGGAGCGACACTAGAGTAATCAATATCAAAAATTATGAGGCTGAAAAACAGGCTAAGAACGAAATTGACGCAATTGGTGTAAAAGAAATTGCATAA